The following proteins are co-located in the Takifugu flavidus isolate HTHZ2018 chromosome 16, ASM371156v2, whole genome shotgun sequence genome:
- the adam17a gene encoding disintegrin and metalloproteinase domain-containing protein 17a isoform X2, translated as MSYIIMRSILLMSFVANYWVNSAIRSRNKRESDTGHPDFDVLNSILSDYEVLPLSGLQMHSVRKREIRTQSHLERLVSFTALQRHFQLYLTTNTGLFTEDFKAVFRDKYGRENKYDVQLQNYFTGHLIGEENSRVQAHIDRDEFSAHILTDEVEYNVEPLWRFTDSQIDSGLLVYRSEDIRNLSRLASPKVCGYIKEEPRDLLPESARTEWDRQQAGDQENGHRREKRQTHDHRKNTCPLLLVADYRFFQHMGRGQESITLNYLIELIDRVDDIYRNTTWDDEFTGYGVQINQIIINKDPTEAPSGRSGWVHYNMENSPVPGKEVWDVKRLLEQFSSDIADNASTVCLAHLFTYQDFDQGTLGLAYVAPSKPQALGGLCPKPYYPSHSAKKPSYLNTGLTSTKNYGKTILTKEADLVTTHELGHNFGAEHDPDNIAYCAPSDDQGGKFVMYPIAVSGDHVNNKRFSNCSKISVGKTLRFKAPVCFKERNSKVCGNSRVEDGEECDPGLLHLNDDPCCTSDCKFKKRAQCSDRNSPCCRNCKFKKAGTKCQEAISATCKGTSSCTGNSSHCPPPSNAVDNTICVDNGRCHNGECNPFCEATQNLRSCACNETEDSCKVCCRGKDGTCTPFILNNGSFLFLRKGKPCTVGFCDEGGKCMKQVQDVIERLWDFIDKLDINTFGKFLADNIVGSVVVFSLIFWIPLSILVHCVDKKLDKQYEENKKCFFHPPSSQEMLCNLESASVRIVKPPQPHSSCAGRMALSSLPPQQSQARVNPTAGSSTQALGQNCGSTPDSAGGLRMATIQEDTSSDSHLGEEGLSGDFTTAGACSSATKSSYEDLTEQKRPARDRRRLKRQECIDTKETEC; from the exons ATGAGCTACATAATAATGAGGAGTATATTATTGATGTCATTTGTAGCTAACTATTGGGTCAATAGTGCTATTAGGTCAAGAaataagagagagagtgacacaGGACACCCAGATTTCG ATGTTTTGAATTCCATCCTATCAGATTATGAAGTGTTGCCATTGTCAGGACTCCAGATGCATTCCGTAAGGAAGAGAGAAATCCGCACCCAGTCCCACCTGGAACGTTTGGTGAGCTTCACGGCCCTGCAAAG ACATTTCCAACTTTACTTGACTACTAACACTGGCCTTTTCACGGAAGACTTCAAAGCTGTGTTTCGAGATAAATATGGAAGAGAAAACAAGTATGATGTTCAACTGCAGAACTATTTCACCGGACACCTCATTG GAGAGGAGAATTCACGTGTGCAAGCACACATAGATAGAGATGAGTTTTCTGCTCACATCCTAACCGATGAAGTGGAATACAATGTGGAG CCCCTGTGGAGGTTTACAGACTCCCAGATCGATAGCGGGTTACTGGTTTATCGCTCAGAAGATATCAGGAATTTGAGCCGCCTTGCTTCACCAAAAGTTTGTggttacataaaggaagaaccCAGAGATCTGCTGCCAGAGTCGGCCAGGACGGAATGGGATAGACAGCAGGCTGGGGATCAGGAAAATG GCCACCGAAGAGAGAAGAGGCAGACTCACGACCACAGGAAGAACACTTGTCCACTGCTACTGGTCGCCGATTATCGCTTCTTTCAACACATGGGCCGCGGACAAGAGAGCATCACGCTCAACTACCTG ATTGAGCTCATCGATAGAGTTGATGATATTTATAGAAACACAACTTGGGATGATGAATTCACAGGATACGGGGTCCAAATcaatcag ATTATCATCAACAAGGATCCCACCGAGGCTCCCTCTGGCCGTTCAGGCTGGGTCCATTACAACATGGAGAACAGCCCCGTGCCAGGAAAAGAGGTGTGGGATGTGAAGAGACTGTTGGAG CAATTTAGCTCAGACATAGCTGACAATGCATCCACGGTGTGTCTGGCCCACCTGTTCACCTACCAGGACTTTGATCAGGGCACACTGGGGCTGGCTTATGTAGCCCCCTCCAAACCTCAAGCACTGGGCGGACTCTGCCCAAAAC CGTACTATCCTTCTCACTCCGCGAAAAAGCCCAGTTATCTGAACACAGGCCTGACCAGCACCAAGAACTATGGCAAAACCATCCTTACAAAG GAGGCAGATTTGGTGACAACACATGAGCTGGGTCATAATTTTGGAGCGGAGCACGACCCTGACAACATTGCTTATTGTGCTCCCAGTGATGACCAAGGGGGCAAGTTTGTCATGTACCCCATTGCTGTGAGTGGCGACCACGTCAACAACAAG CGATTCTCCAACTGCAGCAAGATATCTGTGGGGAAGACTTTGCGCTTCAAGGCTCCTGTGTGCTTCAAGGAGAGGAACAGTAAAGTATGTGGGAACTCCAGAgtggaggatggggaggagtgCGACCCAGGGCTCCTGCACCTCAACGACGACCCCTGCTGCACATCTGACTGCAAATTCAAAAAGCGTGCGCAGTGCAG TGACAGAAACAGCCCTTGCTGTAGGAATTGCAAGTTTAAAAAGGCAGGAACAAAGTGTCAGGAAGCCATCAGCGCTACCTGCAAAGGCACATCATCCTGCACAG GCAACAGCAGTCACTGTCCTCCCCCTTCCAACGCCGTGGACAACACAATCTGTGTGGATAATGGCCGTTGTCACAACGGGGAGTGCAACCCTTTCTGCGAGGCCACACAGAACCTTCGGTCCTGTGCTTGCAACG AGACGGAGGACTCCTGTAAAGTGTGCTGCAGGGGAAAAGATGGCACCTGCACTCCTTTCATCCTGAACAATGgcagttttctcttcctccGCAAAGGCAAACCCTGCACCGTGGGCTTCTGCGACGAGGGC GGGAAGTGCATGAAGCAGGTCCAAGATGTGATTGAACGGTTGTGGGATTTCATTGATAAACTGGACATTAACACATTTG GGAAATTCTTGGCCGATAACATCGTGGGATCTGTGGTGGTGTTTTCGCTCATCTTCTGGATTCCTCTCAGTATCCTGGTCCACTGTGTG GACAAAAAACTTGACAAGCAGTACGAGGAGAACAAAAAGTGCTTTTTCCACCCTCCGAGT AGTCAAGAAATGCTGTGCAACCTCGAGTCGGCGTCCGTGCGCATCGTCAAGCCTCCTCAGCCTCACTCCTCCTGCGCCGGCCGGATGGCGCTCTCCTCCCTGCCCCCGCAGCAGAGCCAGGCCAGAGTCAACCCCACGGCCGGCAGCAGTACCCAGGCCCTCGGCCAGAACTGCGGCTCCACCCCGGACAGCGCAGGGGGGCTGCGTATGGCCACCATTCAGGAGGACACCAGCAGCGACTCTCACCTCGGCGAGGAGGGCCTGTCAGGCGATTTCACAACCGCAGGAGCCTGCTCGTCGGCTACGAAATCCTCCTACGAGGATCTGACCGAACAGAAACGACCAGCCAGGGACCGGCGGCGCCTGAAAAGGCAGGAATGCATTGACACTAAAGAGACCGAGTGTTAA
- the LOC130539697 gene encoding dnaJ homolog subfamily C member 30, mitochondrial-like gives MAAVGQRIGRGSCGFGHKIRHSDLQNKQRNSLLHASPLFAKYRLRGFENFGLRVVGNVAERKTAGGLQEGCAVLALTPLFVYTNEGRKIRKGTQNEDCLVRPKDRTSTENIPDCKIENNFSWYRVRSQRTFCTPRSTQLLLSQMRAYSDYGPQAEPLFKSKTGYYDILEVTPASTQAQIKTAYYKQSFLFHPDRNAGSDAATARFSEISEAYTVLGNKTLRKKYDRGLLGLSDLAGTARASGKDSAGSGAKQPGTSRRSVMEPGDQKKMFDEFFKSHYHEQLRREKELRGRREEFLKKQTESFEEKKSDWMVEMGIAVMIVVTAGLLLNLRSR, from the coding sequence ATGGCGGCCGTCGGGCAACGTATTGGACGGGGCTCTTGCGGGTTTGGACACAAGATTCGTCACAGTGACCTTCAAAACAAGCAACGTAATAGTTTACTGCACGCGTCCCCTTTGTTCGCGAAGTATCGGTTGCGTGGTTTTGAAAACTTCGGACTGCGTGTCGTCGGAAATGTGGCCGAAAGAAAGACCGCAGGAGGTTTACAGGAAGGTTGCGCAGTGCTTGCTTTAACGCCGTTGTTTGTTTACACCAACGAGGGGCGGAAAATTAGAAAAGGCACCCAAAATGAAGACTGCCTTGTACGCCCCAAAGACCGCACATCCACAGAAAACATCCCGGATTGCAAAATTGAAAATAACTTTTCTTGGTATCGCGTCAGGAGTCAGAGGACTTTCTGCACTCCCAGATCTACTCAATTACTGCTGAGCCAAATGAGAGCTTACAGCGACTATGGACCTCAGGCCGAACCTCTATTTAAAAGTAAAACCGGCTACTATGACATTCTGGAGGTTACCCCTGCTTCTACTCAGGCCCAGATAAAAACTGCATATTACAAGCAGTCCTTCCTGTTCCACCCGGACAGAAACGCCGGCAGCGACGCAGCCACTGCCCGCTTCTCTGAGATCAGCGAGGCATACACCGTGCTGGGGAACAAGACCCTGAGGAAGAAGTACGACCGAGGACTGCTGGGGCTGTCGGACCTCGCCGGAACAGCCCGGGCTTCTGGGAAAGACAGTGCGGGGAGCGGCGCGAAGCAGCCGGGGACGAGCCGCCGGTCTGTGATGGAGCCAGGCGACCAAAAAAAGATGTTCGACGAGTTTTTCAAGTCCCACTATCACGAACAGCTGCGAAGAGAGAAAGAACTCCGAGGCCGAAGAGAAGAGTTTTTGAAAAAGCAGACGGAGTCGTTTGAGGAGAAGAAGAGCGACTGGATGGTGGAGATGGGTATTGCAGTCATGATAGTCGTAACTGCGGGGTTATTGTTGAACTTGAGAAGCAGATGA
- the iah1 gene encoding isoamyl acetate-hydrolyzing esterase 1 homolog isoform X2 gives MKCISAKFSFQANGWGAEIADKLARKCDVVNRGLSGYNSRWAKILLPRLISSQNSADTDIAAVTVFFGANDCSLEDKNPQQHVPVQEYSENLREITRFLASAGVPADRVIFITPPPVHEPAWEKECILKGCSLNRLNSVAGQYAQACVQAAAQCGTDVLDLWSLMQKDGQDYTIYLSDGLHLSQRGNQFVAQHLWRLLESRVAHLPFILPYWGDVDPKSPESSLLSTQ, from the exons atgaaatgcatTTCCGCAAAG TTTTCGTTTCAAGCGAATGGCTGGGGAGCAGAAATTGCTGACAAACTCGCAAG AAAATGCGATGTGGTGAACAGAGGACTTTCAGGATATAACTCCAGATGGGCCAAAATACTCCTACCTCGCCTGATCAGCAGCCAGAACTCAGCAGACACCGATATAGCTGCTGTTACTGTGTTTTTTGGAGCCAATGACTGTTCTCTGGAAG ATAAAAACCCCCAACAACACGTCCCGGTGCAGGAGTACTCAGAGAACCTGAGGGAGATCACCAGATTTCTGGCCTCGGCAGGCGTGCCAGCTGACAGGGTGATCTTCATCACCCCTCCGCCTGTTCATGAGCCTGCCTGGGAAAAAGAGTGCATCCTGAAAG GATGTTCCCTCAACCGGCTAAACTCGGTGGCAGGGCAGTACGCCCAGGCGTGCGTGCAggctgctgctcagtgtggcaCAGATGTGCTGGACCTCTGGTCACTGATGCAGAAAGACGGTCAG GACTACACGATCTACCTCTCTGATGGACTCCATCTCTCACAAAGGGGAAATCAGTTTGTGGCCCAGCAtctgtggaggctcctggaaaGTCGAGTGGCCCATTTGCCCTTTATTTTACCCTACTGGGGAGATGTGGATCCCAAGAGCCCTGAGAGCAGCCTCCTCTCTACCCAATga
- the adam17a gene encoding disintegrin and metalloproteinase domain-containing protein 17a isoform X1, translating into MSYIIMRSILLMSFVANYWVNSAIRSRNKRESDTGHPDFDVLNSILSDYEVLPLSGLQMHSVRKREIRTQSHLERLVSFTALQRHFQLYLTTNTGLFTEDFKAVFRDKYGRENKYDVQLQNYFTGHLIGEENSRVQAHIDRDEFSAHILTDEVEYNVEPLWRFTDSQIDSGLLVYRSEDIRNLSRLASPKVCGYIKEEPRDLLPESARTEWDRQQAGDQENGHRREKRQTHDHRKNTCPLLLVADYRFFQHMGRGQESITLNYLIELIDRVDDIYRNTTWDDEFTGYGVQINQIIINKDPTEAPSGRSGWVHYNMENSPVPGKEVWDVKRLLEQFSSDIADNASTVCLAHLFTYQDFDQGTLGLAYVAPSKPQALGGLCPKPYYPSHSAKKPSYLNTGLTSTKNYGKTILTKEADLVTTHELGHNFGAEHDPDNIAYCAPSDDQGGKFVMYPIAVSGDHVNNKRFSNCSKISVGKTLRFKAPVCFKERNSKVCGNSRVEDGEECDPGLLHLNDDPCCTSDCKFKKRAQCSDRNSPCCRNCKFKKAGTKCQEAISATCKGTSSCTGNSSHCPPPSNAVDNTICVDNGRCHNGECNPFCEATQNLRSCACNETEDSCKVCCRGKDGTCTPFILNNGSFLFLRKGKPCTVGFCDEGGKCMKQVQDVIERLWDFIDKLDINTFGKFLADNIVGSVVVFSLIFWIPLSILVHCVDKKLDKQYEENKKCFFHPPSQMVEICSRPPAIESRNAVQPRVGVRAHRQASSASLLLRRPDGALLPAPAAEPGQSQPHGRQQYPGPRPELRLHPGQRRGAAYGHHSGGHQQRLSPRRGGPVRRFHNRRSLLVGYEILLRGSDRTETTSQGPAAPEKAGMH; encoded by the exons ATGAGCTACATAATAATGAGGAGTATATTATTGATGTCATTTGTAGCTAACTATTGGGTCAATAGTGCTATTAGGTCAAGAaataagagagagagtgacacaGGACACCCAGATTTCG ATGTTTTGAATTCCATCCTATCAGATTATGAAGTGTTGCCATTGTCAGGACTCCAGATGCATTCCGTAAGGAAGAGAGAAATCCGCACCCAGTCCCACCTGGAACGTTTGGTGAGCTTCACGGCCCTGCAAAG ACATTTCCAACTTTACTTGACTACTAACACTGGCCTTTTCACGGAAGACTTCAAAGCTGTGTTTCGAGATAAATATGGAAGAGAAAACAAGTATGATGTTCAACTGCAGAACTATTTCACCGGACACCTCATTG GAGAGGAGAATTCACGTGTGCAAGCACACATAGATAGAGATGAGTTTTCTGCTCACATCCTAACCGATGAAGTGGAATACAATGTGGAG CCCCTGTGGAGGTTTACAGACTCCCAGATCGATAGCGGGTTACTGGTTTATCGCTCAGAAGATATCAGGAATTTGAGCCGCCTTGCTTCACCAAAAGTTTGTggttacataaaggaagaaccCAGAGATCTGCTGCCAGAGTCGGCCAGGACGGAATGGGATAGACAGCAGGCTGGGGATCAGGAAAATG GCCACCGAAGAGAGAAGAGGCAGACTCACGACCACAGGAAGAACACTTGTCCACTGCTACTGGTCGCCGATTATCGCTTCTTTCAACACATGGGCCGCGGACAAGAGAGCATCACGCTCAACTACCTG ATTGAGCTCATCGATAGAGTTGATGATATTTATAGAAACACAACTTGGGATGATGAATTCACAGGATACGGGGTCCAAATcaatcag ATTATCATCAACAAGGATCCCACCGAGGCTCCCTCTGGCCGTTCAGGCTGGGTCCATTACAACATGGAGAACAGCCCCGTGCCAGGAAAAGAGGTGTGGGATGTGAAGAGACTGTTGGAG CAATTTAGCTCAGACATAGCTGACAATGCATCCACGGTGTGTCTGGCCCACCTGTTCACCTACCAGGACTTTGATCAGGGCACACTGGGGCTGGCTTATGTAGCCCCCTCCAAACCTCAAGCACTGGGCGGACTCTGCCCAAAAC CGTACTATCCTTCTCACTCCGCGAAAAAGCCCAGTTATCTGAACACAGGCCTGACCAGCACCAAGAACTATGGCAAAACCATCCTTACAAAG GAGGCAGATTTGGTGACAACACATGAGCTGGGTCATAATTTTGGAGCGGAGCACGACCCTGACAACATTGCTTATTGTGCTCCCAGTGATGACCAAGGGGGCAAGTTTGTCATGTACCCCATTGCTGTGAGTGGCGACCACGTCAACAACAAG CGATTCTCCAACTGCAGCAAGATATCTGTGGGGAAGACTTTGCGCTTCAAGGCTCCTGTGTGCTTCAAGGAGAGGAACAGTAAAGTATGTGGGAACTCCAGAgtggaggatggggaggagtgCGACCCAGGGCTCCTGCACCTCAACGACGACCCCTGCTGCACATCTGACTGCAAATTCAAAAAGCGTGCGCAGTGCAG TGACAGAAACAGCCCTTGCTGTAGGAATTGCAAGTTTAAAAAGGCAGGAACAAAGTGTCAGGAAGCCATCAGCGCTACCTGCAAAGGCACATCATCCTGCACAG GCAACAGCAGTCACTGTCCTCCCCCTTCCAACGCCGTGGACAACACAATCTGTGTGGATAATGGCCGTTGTCACAACGGGGAGTGCAACCCTTTCTGCGAGGCCACACAGAACCTTCGGTCCTGTGCTTGCAACG AGACGGAGGACTCCTGTAAAGTGTGCTGCAGGGGAAAAGATGGCACCTGCACTCCTTTCATCCTGAACAATGgcagttttctcttcctccGCAAAGGCAAACCCTGCACCGTGGGCTTCTGCGACGAGGGC GGGAAGTGCATGAAGCAGGTCCAAGATGTGATTGAACGGTTGTGGGATTTCATTGATAAACTGGACATTAACACATTTG GGAAATTCTTGGCCGATAACATCGTGGGATCTGTGGTGGTGTTTTCGCTCATCTTCTGGATTCCTCTCAGTATCCTGGTCCACTGTGTG GACAAAAAACTTGACAAGCAGTACGAGGAGAACAAAAAGTGCTTTTTCCACCCTCCGAGT cagatggTGGAAATATGTAGTAGACCTCCTGCCATAG AGTCAAGAAATGCTGTGCAACCTCGAGTCGGCGTCCGTGCGCATCGTCAAGCCTCCTCAGCCTCACTCCTCCTGCGCCGGCCGGATGGCGCTCTCCTCCCTGCCCCCGCAGCAGAGCCAGGCCAGAGTCAACCCCACGGCCGGCAGCAGTACCCAGGCCCTCGGCCAGAACTGCGGCTCCACCCCGGACAGCGCAGGGGGGCTGCGTATGGCCACCATTCAGGAGGACACCAGCAGCGACTCTCACCTCGGCGAGGAGGGCCTGTCAGGCGATTTCACAACCGCAGGAGCCTGCTCGTCGGCTACGAAATCCTCCTACGAGGATCTGACCGAACAGAAACGACCAGCCAGGGACCGGCGGCGCCTGAAAAGGCAGGAATGCATTGA
- the iah1 gene encoding isoamyl acetate-hydrolyzing esterase 1 homolog isoform X1: MSKFNTVIWPKVILFGDSITQFSFQANGWGAEIADKLARKCDVVNRGLSGYNSRWAKILLPRLISSQNSADTDIAAVTVFFGANDCSLEDKNPQQHVPVQEYSENLREITRFLASAGVPADRVIFITPPPVHEPAWEKECILKGCSLNRLNSVAGQYAQACVQAAAQCGTDVLDLWSLMQKDGQDYTIYLSDGLHLSQRGNQFVAQHLWRLLESRVAHLPFILPYWGDVDPKSPESSLLSTQ, encoded by the exons ATGTCAAAATTTAATACAGTCATTTGGCCTAAAGTCATTTTATTTGGGGACTCCATAACACAG TTTTCGTTTCAAGCGAATGGCTGGGGAGCAGAAATTGCTGACAAACTCGCAAG AAAATGCGATGTGGTGAACAGAGGACTTTCAGGATATAACTCCAGATGGGCCAAAATACTCCTACCTCGCCTGATCAGCAGCCAGAACTCAGCAGACACCGATATAGCTGCTGTTACTGTGTTTTTTGGAGCCAATGACTGTTCTCTGGAAG ATAAAAACCCCCAACAACACGTCCCGGTGCAGGAGTACTCAGAGAACCTGAGGGAGATCACCAGATTTCTGGCCTCGGCAGGCGTGCCAGCTGACAGGGTGATCTTCATCACCCCTCCGCCTGTTCATGAGCCTGCCTGGGAAAAAGAGTGCATCCTGAAAG GATGTTCCCTCAACCGGCTAAACTCGGTGGCAGGGCAGTACGCCCAGGCGTGCGTGCAggctgctgctcagtgtggcaCAGATGTGCTGGACCTCTGGTCACTGATGCAGAAAGACGGTCAG GACTACACGATCTACCTCTCTGATGGACTCCATCTCTCACAAAGGGGAAATCAGTTTGTGGCCCAGCAtctgtggaggctcctggaaaGTCGAGTGGCCCATTTGCCCTTTATTTTACCCTACTGGGGAGATGTGGATCCCAAGAGCCCTGAGAGCAGCCTCCTCTCTACCCAATga